GAAGGAGGATACATAATTAAAGACGGTGTGCCAGCGCGCCTAGCGCTCGCAGGAAGCGCTGGGTGCGCCTTGGCTACAGTTAGAAGGGCCGGACGAGCTCAACGAATTGTACGTTAGAGCCGGTCTGAAAGGCCGCGAGCGAGATCAACCATCGGGCCTCATAGCCTGTTCACACGCAGGCGTGGGACGTATGCTGAAGACAAGCCACCGATGTTCTCGTTCTGGTTGACCGAGGAACGGGTGATCACTACCTCGTGCCAGCGAAATCCGCCGGGGAAGATCGTGCGTCACTTGCTTGCCGACCACGACGAGGGGTCGCTAACCGTCTATACGGACGTATTTCGAGCCTATGATCCGCCAGAAGCGGATGAAACGTTCGACTGTGAGTACGTTGTTCACGATGATGGTGAATATGCGGATAGAGACGTTCACGTCAGCACCTGCGAGAGATACACATCCTGGCGCGACGGTGGTTCTTGCCCCATCGCGGTGTCTCGAAAACCAAGCTGACGCCGTATCTCAGAGCCTTCGAACTCCGGCGTGAACTCTACAGAAAACTAGGTGATGAAGCACTCAAATATTCTCTTGACGCCGCGCTCTGAAATCAACAACGTGCTTCACAAGAGCGAATTGCCATTGAGCGTGAGGTACGATATGTTTCGGATCTCAATATCCTGAATTCTGTCCCCTTCGGTAGAGGTGTTCTTCAATGTCACGGAGACCGAGACACTAGCTTGTTTGAACATCTCTCCTTCGAGTTGCTCGAAGAGTTTGACGTGTTCTCCCCGGCAAAGATGGGGCGAACACGAGAGCACGAACCACTAGAGGTGATACGTGGGTTCCTCTATTGCTACTACCACGACATCTACGGCGTTTGTCCGGTTGAGTGAAAGCATCGGAACACGATTATCTGGCTGAGCTGTGGGTTCGATCGACCGCCATCCAGAGACGAGGTCGATCGCTTTCTCACTGACCTCAAACACGCCGTTGACGATGTCTTCGATCGACTCGTCGAGCAGGCTGCCCACCGCGGCCTGCTCGACTTGACTTACTGCATTGATTCAACCGACGTGAGAGCGATGCCCACCGATCAAGGCGCCTCGAAGTGCTACCCAACCGCCGATTGGTATACTACGGATACGGTTACACGATTTCCCGACCGGATCAAAGATCGATTGTAGCCGAGTTCACCGAGAGCAAACAAGCGCCAGGGGAGACAATGATGTGCGTCACACGTAACGCGCTCGCTGCCGCTCAGCCGATATGGATGGCTTACGACATGCCCGACTGGCAGACCCCTGCGGCTAGTAGGGTGATCGTGCCAGTCGCCCCGTACAACGCGCGAAATACCAACGATCCAAAAGACGTCTACTAATGTGACAATTCTCCCATCACCGATCACAGCGAAGGCGTTCAGCTGAAGCAATCGACCTTAGACGAGACGTACAACCGCCGGACCGGTGTCAAACGAACCAACGAATCAGTCAAGAACTGCAGCCTCGAGCGAACGCACGCCTGAGGCTGCGTCCACACGTGAGCACAGGTGTTTCTCTCCCTGTGTCTTCGTCTTGTCGTCGTAATCATCAACTACAAACGCAGAGACAATCCGGGAAGTACGGTCATCACGGTGTGAGAAGAGGTTCTATGGCACCCTCAACTACTGTTATGGTCACAAATACAATATGGAATAATGGGGAAATGATTATACAGAGCGATTTATGATATAGTCATTCAAAATTTTGCTAAAGAATTCTTTATCTGATTGTTCGATACCAAGTACATATAGTGTACTCAGGAACACTATTCCTCCCCCAGTTGAACCAAGAATTAATAGCACATAACCTTCCAAAATAAACGAGAAAGTAATTAGAGTGCATACGGTTGTGAAGCCAGCAATAATCGGCTTTAAAAATGACCAAGAATATGGCATCAAGCGCTCAGTATACCAGACCTGACCGATTCGTACTAAGTTGATTATTGAAAGAACACTTGCTGTGGCGAGAGCCGCACCGGCAATTCCATATCTTTGGATTAGAACGTAATTCAATATTGCATTTAAGATGCCGAGTATCCACTGGTTGAGTAAATTCAGATACTGGTGATCAGTCATCATTAATAGGAATCCACTGGGTCCGATTAGACAATTTGTTAATTGCCCGATTGTTAAGATAGAAAGAACAAGCGCTCCTTTGGTGAACTTTGGTCCAAATATCAATAGTATTTCTTGTCCATAGACTATTGCCACAAGCGCAGGCAGAATCGAAAGGGTAAATGTCCACCGGGTAACTCTTTCGTAAAGGGAACCTAATTCCTCCAGATCTCCATTGGAATATAGTCTTGATGCGATCGGAGGAAACAATTGGTTGAACCCGGAAAGTGGTAAGGATAGAAACATAGCAAGTAGCGTACTAATCCGGTAGATACCAACGGAAGAATTTGTGAGGAAAATACCAACCATCAGAATATCAATACGAGTATACAGCAGTGATCCTATATCCTTAAACGTTAATGGGATGCTGTAACCGAAAAATTCATCATAATTCTTGTGGGTCTGTTGCAGATCAAACGAGGGACGGAGGTCTGTTGAATGGATGATCATAATAATCCCTATGAAGAAGGTGAACACGCCAACAAGTAATAGAGTTGTAACAACACCAAGTAGGGAATATCCAACTGCCAGAACAATTCCAGTGAATACAACTTTTGATAATGGGGAGAGTATGTCAATCAGAACTATTTTGTATTTAATCTTTTCGACACTTCTGAATACCTCACCAGTAAGTCGAATTAGCGTATAGAATGGAAGTGCAAAAGCGAAGATCCGCAGTGCTTGAACTAGTAACGGGGACTCTAATGTTTGTGATGATATGGTTGGTGCTGCTACATAAAAAACCACCCCAATTACTGAACTGCCGGTAACTGCAGTGAATAAAGCAAGACTGAAAAAGTTATTACGCTTTGCGAGATCATCACTATAATCTGGAATAAAACGAAGCAAGGATTTTCCAGTTCCTAACCTACCTAGGACTATTGCTAGTGATGTCAGTGTCCATGCATAGGTGTAGATACCAAATAATGTAGCACCGAGACCACGAGTGAGAATTAGATTAAATAGTGCCGTTAACCCATTTTTCAAAATTCGACCAATAAAAAACAGAGTTGCCCCTTGAGTTAGTGCCAATAATGATGATGAATAACTGTCCTCACTACTGTCAGGCATTCATCTTGACTAGCTTACCCCTATATTATTAGTTTTCGCTTCTAAAAGGGATCAGCGCCGATTTTCGGGTTTTCTAAATGCCAAATCAGCACCCGGAATAACCGCGGGAGGTAGAAGCTAAACGATCTCTGCTGATCCCAAGAAAACCAGGTAACGAAGTGCTCAAATATGCTCTTGATGCCGCGCTCTGAAATCAACAACGTGCTTCACAAGAGCGTATTAAATTATCAGCCGTACAAATGAACAGATGGACTTACCGGAAAGGTGTTAGGTTTTGTATCCTAAACTTCGGAGCAGGCCATCAACATCTCGATCCTGATCTTGTGTACGGTCGATAGATGGTTCGCGGGTCCACTCATCACTGGCGGTTGTATAGAACCAGGGGACCTTTTTGACGACCGGATGCGGCCAACCAGTCGGGTGGCGGTGGACCCCAAATTCACCGAAGGACTCGCCGTGATCAGCTGTGATGAGGACCCGATCAGCATCGAAGTTCTCTAGTAACATCTCCACCTCGTCGAGAACAAACCGCAGGTTGTCAAGGTACATTTCCCATGCCTCGGCCCGTGTAATCTCGCCACGTTTGAGCATCTTCAGTGGTTTTCGCTCGACATCCGTCGCCGGTCGATCCTCATTGATGGGGTCTGGGATGTATGGGTCGTGTGGCTGATTGTAATGGAGGATGTATCGGCTATTATCTGATTCTCGGCCGATTGTTATTGCCTCGTTTGTCGCTGGCTCTGGTGGCGTGGTGCCAATATCATCATCATGGTGGTATTTCCAGAGGGTTTCTAACCGGCCGAAGTCACTTTCTGTCACAACGTTGTCTTTTGGCCAGCCGAATGGAACCGACACACTCGGCGCATACGTCTCGTTTATGAACGCTTTTTCGACGAATGCGTTCCCGGACAAGTATGCAGTGTCATTGATCTCGTCAAGGTATTCTGTCGTGAAC
The window above is part of the Halosimplex rubrum genome. Proteins encoded here:
- a CDS encoding flippase encodes the protein MPDSSEDSYSSSLLALTQGATLFFIGRILKNGLTALFNLILTRGLGATLFGIYTYAWTLTSLAIVLGRLGTGKSLLRFIPDYSDDLAKRNNFFSLALFTAVTGSSVIGVVFYVAAPTISSQTLESPLLVQALRIFAFALPFYTLIRLTGEVFRSVEKIKYKIVLIDILSPLSKVVFTGIVLAVGYSLLGVVTTLLLVGVFTFFIGIIMIIHSTDLRPSFDLQQTHKNYDEFFGYSIPLTFKDIGSLLYTRIDILMVGIFLTNSSVGIYRISTLLAMFLSLPLSGFNQLFPPIASRLYSNGDLEELGSLYERVTRWTFTLSILPALVAIVYGQEILLIFGPKFTKGALVLSILTIGQLTNCLIGPSGFLLMMTDHQYLNLLNQWILGILNAILNYVLIQRYGIAGAALATASVLSIINLVRIGQVWYTERLMPYSWSFLKPIIAGFTTVCTLITFSFILEGYVLLILGSTGGGIVFLSTLYVLGIEQSDKEFFSKILNDYIINRSV
- a CDS encoding alkaline phosphatase family protein yields the protein MPVSFKGWVSEFGENLKESPSIAMMQFLYCIYLGMWFTVTSRVEIGENIFDHDWDLLVILDACRVDALREVASEYEWLEAEEIDAKYSLASGSFEFMCKTFTTEYLDEINDTAYLSGNAFVEKAFINETYAPSVSVPFGWPKDNVVTESDFGRLETLWKYHHDDDIGTTPPEPATNEAITIGRESDNSRYILHYNQPHDPYIPDPINEDRPATDVERKPLKMLKRGEITRAEAWEMYLDNLRFVLDEVEMLLENFDADRVLITADHGESFGEFGVHRHPTGWPHPVVKKVPWFYTTASDEWTREPSIDRTQDQDRDVDGLLRSLGYKT